From Electrophorus electricus isolate fEleEle1 chromosome 8, fEleEle1.pri, whole genome shotgun sequence, the proteins below share one genomic window:
- the LOC118241869 gene encoding protein BUD31 homolog has protein sequence MPKVKRSKKPPPDAWELIEPTLDELDQKMREAETEPHEGKRKVECLWPIFRLHHQRSRYIFDLFYKRKTISRELYEYCIKEGYADKNLIAKWKKQGYENLCCLRCIQTRDTNFGTNCICRVPKSKLEVGRIIECSHCGCRGCSG, from the exons ATGCCTAAAGTAAAAAGAAGTAAGAAACCACCCCCAGACGCTTGGGAGCTTATTGAGCCTACTCTTGATGAACTGGATCAGAAAATGAGGGAAG CTGAAACGGAACCTCATGAGGGTAAAAGGAAAGTCGAGTGCCTTTGGCCTATTTTCAGACTTCATCACCAGCGAAGCCGCTATATATTCGACCTCTTTTACAAAAGAAAGACCATAAGCAGAG AGCTTTATGAATACTGCATAAAAGAGGGCTACGCAGACAAGAATCTAAttgcaaaatggaaaaagcagGGGTACGAAAATCTGTGCTGTCTTCGTTGCATTCAGACCCGTGACACCAACTTTGGAACAAATTGCATATGTCGGGTGCCCAAAAGCAAGCTTGAAGTG GGTCGCATCATTGAGTGCAGTCACTGTGGGTGCAGGGGCTGCTCTGGATGA
- the LOC118241868 gene encoding protein BUD31 homolog produces the protein MPKVRRSKKPPPDAWELIEPTLEELDQKMREAETEPHEGKRKVESLWPIFRLHHQRSRYIFDLFYKRKAISRELYEYCIKEGYADKNLIAKWKKQGYENLCCLRCIQTRDTNFGTNCICRVPKSKLEVGRIIECSHCGCRGCSG, from the exons ATGCCTAAAGTAAGAAGAAGTAAGAAACCACCCCCAGACGCTTGGGAGCTTATTGAGCCTACTCTTGAAGAACTGGATCAGAAAATGAGGGAAG CTGAAACGGAACCTCATGAGGGTAAAAGGAAAGTCGAGTCCCTTTGGCCTATTTTCAGACTGCATCACCAGCGAAGCCGCTATATATTCGACCTCTTTTACAAAAGAAAGGCCATAAGCAGAG aGCTTTATGAATACTGCATAAAAGAGGGCTACGCAGACAAGAATCTAAttgcaaaatggaaaaagcagGGGTACGAAAATCTGTGCTGTCTTCGTTGCATTCAGACCCGTGACACTAACTTTGGAACAAATTGCATATGTCGGGTGCCCAAAAGCAAGCTTGAAGTG GGTCGCATCATTGAGTGCAGTCACTGTGGGTGCAGGGGCTGCTCTGGATGA